In a single window of the Silvimonas iriomotensis genome:
- a CDS encoding CDP-6-deoxy-delta-3,4-glucoseen reductase, which produces MSKQLTILPSGQQIALQEGQTILDAAIGAGFSMPYGCKNGACGACKGQVVQGQVEYPDGYAESALTHMERERGLALYCCAVPTGDITVECREVSATKDIQIKTLPCRVQKIEKVSHDVAVLSFKLPTTERLQFLAGQYIDLHTNGGKKRSFSIANAPHDDEYLQLHIRCMPGGEFASYVWNEMKEREIMRFTGPLGSFFLREDSEKPIIFVATGTGFAPIKGILEHAFNKGIDRQMILYWGARSQRDLYMPELPQQWAKDHPNFKYIPVLSEPAPEDNWTGRTGFVHESVLEDFGSMASWQVYACGAPVMVEAAYKNFVARGLPEDEFFSDAFFSSKDTSKPAA; this is translated from the coding sequence ATGTCCAAGCAACTTACCATCCTGCCCTCTGGCCAGCAAATTGCCCTGCAAGAAGGGCAAACCATCCTGGATGCCGCCATTGGTGCGGGCTTTAGCATGCCGTACGGCTGCAAGAATGGCGCCTGCGGTGCGTGCAAGGGTCAGGTGGTGCAAGGGCAGGTTGAATACCCGGATGGTTATGCCGAATCTGCGCTGACGCATATGGAGCGTGAGCGTGGCCTGGCGCTGTATTGCTGCGCGGTGCCAACGGGCGATATCACGGTTGAATGCCGTGAGGTTTCTGCCACCAAGGATATCCAGATCAAGACGCTGCCGTGCCGTGTGCAGAAGATCGAGAAAGTCTCGCACGATGTGGCGGTGCTCTCGTTCAAGTTGCCGACGACGGAGCGCCTGCAGTTCCTGGCCGGCCAGTATATTGATCTGCATACCAACGGCGGCAAAAAGCGCAGTTTCTCGATTGCCAACGCGCCGCACGATGACGAATACCTGCAATTGCATATTCGCTGCATGCCCGGTGGCGAGTTCGCCAGCTATGTCTGGAACGAAATGAAAGAGCGCGAAATCATGCGCTTTACCGGCCCGCTGGGCTCGTTCTTTCTGCGTGAAGACAGCGAAAAGCCGATCATTTTCGTTGCTACCGGCACCGGTTTTGCCCCGATCAAGGGCATTCTGGAGCACGCCTTCAACAAGGGGATTGATCGCCAGATGATTCTGTACTGGGGCGCGCGCAGCCAGCGTGACCTGTATATGCCGGAACTGCCGCAGCAGTGGGCCAAGGATCACCCTAACTTCAAGTACATTCCGGTGCTCTCTGAACCGGCGCCGGAAGACAACTGGACTGGCCGGACCGGTTTTGTGCATGAATCGGTGCTGGAGGACTTTGGCAGCATGGCCAGCTGGCAGGTGTACGCGTGTGGCGCACCGGTGATGGTTGAGGCAGCCTACAAGAACTTTGTGGCGCGCGGCCTGCCGGAAGACGAGTTTTTCTCTGACGCGTTCTTCAGTTCCAAAGACACGTCCAAACCGGCGGCCTGA
- a CDS encoding NAD-dependent epimerase/dehydratase family protein, protein MRAKPRLLIAGCGDVVSRALPWLLQRFRVYVLCRRADQAARLRAMGAVPIMADLDHPATLSRLSGLQAALIHSVPPSTQGETDLRTRKLLSALQKNVPRQGKSAILAQPSRPAVYISTTGVYGNADGRWLDESSGAHPDSARARRRADAELQLRAWACHTGRPLAILRAPGIYAAGRLPTARIERGDPVIRPEEDSWSNHIHADDLAHAICLALFRGRPLRTYNVVDDAPSRMGDWFDEVADASKLPRPARITREQAQVQLSPAILSYLDESRRLRNERLKQELRVRLRWPTTASFFASLF, encoded by the coding sequence ATGCGCGCCAAACCACGGCTGCTGATCGCGGGCTGCGGTGATGTGGTTTCCCGCGCCTTGCCATGGTTGTTACAACGTTTCAGGGTCTACGTGCTCTGTCGCCGGGCCGATCAAGCGGCCCGATTGCGCGCCATGGGCGCCGTGCCGATCATGGCAGACCTTGATCACCCCGCAACGCTTTCGCGCCTCTCGGGGTTACAGGCAGCGCTCATTCACAGCGTGCCGCCGTCTACCCAGGGTGAGACCGATCTGCGCACGCGCAAGTTGCTGAGTGCATTGCAAAAAAACGTGCCGCGACAGGGCAAGTCAGCGATTTTAGCACAGCCATCCCGCCCCGCCGTCTATATCAGCACCACGGGCGTGTACGGCAATGCGGACGGGCGCTGGCTGGATGAATCCAGTGGCGCACACCCGGATAGCGCCCGCGCGCGCCGCCGTGCCGATGCAGAGCTGCAACTGCGCGCCTGGGCATGCCACACTGGCCGGCCCCTGGCCATTTTGCGCGCCCCGGGCATTTATGCGGCGGGCCGTCTGCCCACCGCCCGCATCGAACGCGGCGACCCGGTCATCCGGCCTGAAGAAGACAGCTGGTCCAACCATATCCACGCTGATGACCTGGCTCACGCCATCTGCCTGGCGTTGTTCCGGGGCCGGCCGCTACGGACTTACAACGTGGTGGATGACGCCCCCTCACGCATGGGTGACTGGTTTGATGAAGTCGCAGACGCCAGCAAACTGCCCCGCCCCGCCCGCATCACGCGTGAACAGGCGCAGGTGCAACTTTCTCCGGCGATATTGTCTTATCTGGACGAATCCCGGCGCTTGCGTAATGAACGTCTCAAGCAAGAACTGCGGGTGCGTCTGCGCTGGCCAACTACGGCCAGTTTTTTTGCTTCTCTTTTTTGA
- the adhP gene encoding alcohol dehydrogenase AdhP yields the protein MSVSARAAVVREFQKPLQITQVEIPSPGPGQVLIRVIACGVCHTDLHAAHGDWPVKPTPPFIPGHEGVGEVVEVGPGVTRIKKGDIVGSPWLHEACGCCSYCVTGWETLCETQTNTGYSVNGGFAEYMLAPADYVAEIPEGLDPYDVAPILCAGVTTYKGLKETDAKPGDWVAISGIGGLGHVAVQYAKAMGYKVVAIDHGAEKLALAKELGADLAYDYADKDMVAKVQKDTGGVHGALVTAVSPAAFKQGIDLLRRGGTISLVGLPPGTFETPIFDVVLKRITVRGSIVGTREDLREALQFAADGKIKVHYSKAKLDDINAIFDKMLAGELLGRVVLAI from the coding sequence ATGTCTGTGTCCGCACGTGCAGCAGTGGTTCGTGAATTCCAGAAACCACTCCAGATTACCCAGGTAGAAATCCCCTCCCCCGGCCCCGGCCAGGTCTTGATCCGTGTGATCGCCTGCGGGGTTTGCCATACCGACTTGCATGCCGCCCATGGCGACTGGCCAGTCAAACCCACTCCGCCATTTATCCCCGGTCATGAAGGCGTGGGCGAGGTGGTCGAGGTCGGCCCGGGCGTCACCCGTATCAAGAAAGGCGATATTGTCGGTTCGCCGTGGCTGCATGAAGCATGCGGCTGCTGCAGCTATTGCGTCACCGGTTGGGAAACCCTGTGCGAGACACAGACCAACACGGGTTACTCGGTCAACGGCGGCTTTGCCGAATACATGCTGGCGCCGGCCGATTATGTGGCTGAAATCCCCGAAGGGCTGGACCCGTACGACGTCGCGCCGATCCTGTGCGCGGGCGTCACCACCTACAAGGGCCTGAAAGAAACCGACGCCAAACCGGGCGACTGGGTGGCGATCTCCGGCATTGGCGGTCTGGGCCACGTGGCAGTGCAATACGCCAAAGCCATGGGCTACAAGGTAGTGGCCATTGACCATGGCGCTGAAAAACTGGCGCTGGCCAAAGAACTGGGCGCCGATCTGGCTTATGACTACGCCGACAAGGACATGGTCGCCAAAGTGCAGAAAGATACCGGCGGCGTGCATGGCGCGCTGGTGACGGCGGTTTCGCCTGCGGCGTTCAAGCAAGGGATTGATCTCTTGCGCCGTGGCGGCACCATCTCTCTGGTGGGTTTGCCACCTGGCACCTTTGAAACACCGATCTTTGACGTGGTCCTCAAGCGCATTACCGTGCGCGGGTCCATTGTCGGCACCCGTGAAGACTTGCGGGAAGCGCTGCAATTTGCGGCCGATGGCAAGATCAAGGTGCATTACAGCAAGGCAAAGCTGGACGACATCAACGCCATCTTCGACAAGATGCTGGCCGGTGAACTGCTCGGCCGCGTGGTTCTGGCAATCTAG
- a CDS encoding flagellar brake protein: protein MSEPENHQERQTPIADGEDVSPFLLSNPLEIGAVMRQLVQRGDFVTVYFSHGQKLMLSRILSVDVPKREIVLDVGGHEPTNEALAASDRNIVVALPDGVKIQFVIGRPKLIKYEGSPAFAVPFPQDLIKLQRREFFRIETPLVRPWLCNTVLADRQRAMLEIHDISLGGVGLWATPPQAAQLQAGEQLAKAELELGQWGAMPVALEVRSRRVMTNRTGQEVHHIGCRFLNLNRQAEATLQKLLAQLERERKALVGR from the coding sequence ATGAGCGAGCCTGAGAACCACCAGGAACGGCAGACGCCCATCGCAGATGGCGAAGACGTCTCTCCGTTTCTGTTGAGTAACCCGCTGGAAATTGGCGCTGTCATGCGCCAGTTGGTGCAGCGCGGTGACTTTGTGACCGTGTACTTTTCGCACGGCCAGAAACTGATGTTGTCCCGTATTCTTTCGGTGGATGTGCCCAAGCGCGAAATCGTGCTGGATGTCGGTGGCCATGAGCCGACCAATGAAGCGCTGGCTGCATCTGACCGTAATATCGTCGTGGCGCTGCCTGATGGCGTGAAAATCCAGTTTGTGATCGGCCGCCCCAAGCTGATCAAGTACGAAGGCTCGCCGGCCTTTGCCGTGCCGTTCCCGCAAGATTTGATCAAACTGCAGCGCCGCGAGTTCTTCCGCATCGAAACGCCGCTGGTACGCCCCTGGTTGTGCAACACCGTGCTGGCTGATCGCCAGCGCGCCATGCTGGAAATCCATGATATTTCGCTGGGTGGTGTGGGCCTGTGGGCCACGCCGCCGCAGGCTGCGCAATTGCAGGCGGGCGAACAACTGGCCAAGGCCGAACTGGAGCTGGGTCAGTGGGGGGCCATGCCGGTCGCGCTGGAAGTACGCTCGCGTCGTGTCATGACCAACCGCACCGGGCAGGAAGTCCACCACATTGGTTGCCGCTTTCTGAACCTGAACCGTCAGGCCGAAGCCACGCTGCAAAAGCTGCTGGCGCAGCTGGAACGCGAACGCAAGGCGCTGGTTGGCCGTTAA
- a CDS encoding SCO family protein produces MLCAGCSKVAFEGTDITGANFGGDFTLVDHHGKARRLADFQGKVVALFFGYTHCPDVCPLTMAEYAAVMKNLGNKAADVQVLFVSLDPERDTPDLLAQYVPAFNPTFIGLTGTSQQVAAVASQYKVIYQKQGAGANYTLDHSAGSFLLDKKGRLRVLENYGASPAVLTKDITTLIEE; encoded by the coding sequence GTGCTGTGCGCTGGATGTTCTAAAGTGGCATTTGAAGGCACCGATATAACGGGGGCCAACTTTGGCGGCGATTTCACGCTGGTCGATCACCATGGCAAGGCGCGACGCCTGGCAGACTTCCAGGGCAAGGTCGTGGCGTTGTTCTTTGGCTACACACATTGTCCGGATGTTTGCCCTTTGACCATGGCAGAATACGCAGCTGTCATGAAAAATCTGGGTAACAAGGCGGCAGACGTCCAGGTTCTGTTTGTTTCGCTTGATCCAGAGCGCGACACGCCGGATTTGCTGGCACAATACGTGCCCGCGTTTAACCCGACATTTATTGGCCTGACGGGGACGTCGCAGCAGGTGGCTGCGGTGGCCAGTCAGTACAAAGTGATTTACCAGAAGCAGGGCGCGGGAGCCAACTACACGCTGGACCATAGCGCGGGCAGCTTTCTGCTGGATAAAAAAGGGCGCCTGCGGGTGCTGGAAAATTATGGTGCATCGCCAGCTGTGCTGACGAAAGACATCACTACCCTGATTGAGGAATAA
- the bioD gene encoding dethiobiotin synthase, which produces MTGTDTEVGKTVATCQLLRAFAARGLASVGMKPVASGCELKTGADGQQYVWNADVAGHAEASSLKADPQLVNPYRFMPPIAPHLAAREVGVEVSLALLEARCRQLQQQADVVLVEGAGGWFAPLNDEAFMADLAATLGFPVILVVGMRLGCINHALLTAQAIRARGLVLAGWVANRVDPAMARYEENLATLQNTLAAPLIGQIAHHPQAEKGSLPAEAVAFLV; this is translated from the coding sequence GTGACTGGCACGGATACCGAAGTCGGTAAAACCGTCGCCACGTGCCAGTTGCTGCGTGCGTTTGCGGCACGCGGGCTGGCCAGCGTCGGTATGAAGCCGGTCGCGTCAGGTTGTGAATTGAAAACCGGTGCGGATGGCCAGCAATATGTATGGAATGCTGACGTGGCAGGGCATGCTGAAGCCTCGTCGCTGAAGGCTGATCCGCAACTGGTAAACCCATACCGCTTCATGCCACCGATCGCGCCGCATCTGGCTGCGCGCGAGGTCGGCGTAGAGGTCTCGCTGGCGCTGCTGGAAGCGCGTTGCCGGCAATTGCAGCAACAGGCAGATGTCGTGCTGGTGGAAGGCGCGGGCGGTTGGTTTGCCCCGCTGAACGACGAGGCCTTTATGGCTGATCTGGCTGCTACGCTGGGCTTTCCGGTCATTCTGGTGGTGGGGATGCGCCTTGGCTGCATCAACCATGCCCTGCTGACAGCACAGGCAATCCGGGCCCGCGGCCTGGTGCTGGCCGGCTGGGTGGCCAACCGGGTTGACCCGGCCATGGCGCGCTATGAAGAGAACCTGGCGACGCTGCAAAACACCCTTGCTGCCCCCTTGATCGGGCAGATCGCGCATCACCCTCAAGCAGAAAAAGGCAGCTTGCCAGCCGAAGCTGTTGCTTTTCTAGTCTGA
- the bioC gene encoding malonyl-ACP O-methyltransferase BioC — protein MSEAFYTDKAAVRAAFDKAASTYDAAAVLQREVVQRMAERLDFIRIKPERVLDAGSGTGFACPVLRKRYPESRLIELDLAPSMLRVARDGRTGGIRALLDRRKPVQVCGDLEALPLASNSVDLIWSSLALQWCNEPDTAFAEMLRVLKPGGLLMFATLGPDTLRELRTAFAGIDGHTHVNQFIDMHDLGDALVNSGFATPVMDMEHITLTYPELKPILADLKAIGAQNATRGRRDGMMGKSAWQRVTAAYEAFRRDGELPATYEVVYGHAWKPDTAPARKLADGSQVIEFRPRVR, from the coding sequence ATGAGCGAAGCGTTTTACACGGACAAGGCAGCGGTACGGGCTGCGTTTGACAAGGCAGCCAGCACCTACGACGCGGCAGCGGTTTTGCAGCGCGAGGTGGTGCAACGCATGGCAGAACGGCTGGATTTCATCCGCATAAAGCCCGAGCGGGTGCTCGATGCCGGCAGCGGCACCGGTTTTGCCTGTCCGGTATTGCGCAAGCGTTACCCGGAAAGCCGGCTGATTGAACTGGACCTGGCACCCTCCATGTTGCGGGTTGCACGGGATGGCCGCACGGGCGGGATTCGCGCCTTGCTGGACCGGCGCAAGCCGGTGCAAGTGTGCGGCGATCTGGAAGCCTTGCCGCTGGCCAGCAATTCGGTCGATCTGATCTGGTCCAGCCTGGCCTTGCAGTGGTGTAACGAGCCGGATACCGCTTTTGCCGAGATGCTGCGTGTGCTCAAGCCCGGCGGCTTGCTGATGTTTGCCACGCTGGGCCCCGACACGCTGCGGGAGTTGCGGACCGCCTTCGCGGGCATTGATGGTCATACCCACGTCAACCAGTTCATCGACATGCACGATCTGGGCGATGCGCTGGTCAACAGCGGTTTTGCCACGCCGGTCATGGATATGGAGCACATCACCTTGACCTATCCGGAACTGAAACCCATTCTGGCTGATCTCAAGGCCATTGGCGCGCAAAATGCCACCCGTGGCCGGCGCGACGGCATGATGGGCAAATCGGCCTGGCAGCGCGTGACTGCGGCATATGAGGCCTTTCGCCGTGACGGCGAATTGCCGGCGACCTACGAGGTGGTCTACGGCCATGCCTGGAAGCCGGATACGGCACCAGCCAGAAAGCTGGCCGATGGCAGCCAGGTGATCGAATTCCGCCCGCGGGTGCGCTGA
- a CDS encoding DedA family protein, with translation MDFNPIQIFLHLDVYLQQLAQSYGTGIYALLFAVIFCETGLVAFPFLPGDSLLFVGGTVAALGNMDPYVLALTLMAAAILGDSTNYLIGRTVGEKLFNNPDSKIFRRDYLLRTHAFYDRHGGKTVTLARFVPIVRTFAPFVAGVGKMPYLRFLAFSVAGTLVWVGGLVALGYFFGNIPFIKKNLSVMVIGIVFLSVAPVMISALKARLSKA, from the coding sequence ATGGACTTCAATCCGATCCAGATTTTCCTGCACCTGGATGTGTATCTGCAGCAACTGGCGCAAAGCTATGGCACTGGCATTTATGCCTTGCTGTTCGCTGTCATATTTTGCGAAACCGGCCTTGTCGCCTTTCCGTTCCTGCCGGGTGATTCGCTGCTGTTTGTGGGCGGCACCGTAGCGGCGCTGGGCAATATGGACCCCTACGTGCTGGCGCTGACGCTGATGGCCGCTGCCATCCTGGGCGACAGCACCAACTATCTGATCGGCCGTACGGTCGGGGAGAAGTTGTTCAACAATCCGGATTCAAAAATCTTCCGGCGTGACTACCTCTTGCGTACCCATGCGTTTTACGATCGGCATGGCGGCAAAACCGTGACGCTGGCCCGCTTTGTCCCGATCGTTCGCACCTTTGCGCCGTTTGTAGCCGGTGTGGGCAAAATGCCCTACCTGCGCTTCCTGGCGTTCAGCGTCGCGGGTACGCTGGTCTGGGTGGGCGGTCTGGTGGCGTTGGGCTACTTTTTTGGCAATATCCCGTTTATCAAGAAAAACCTGTCTGTCATGGTCATCGGCATCGTGTTCCTCTCCGTTGCCCCGGTCATGATCAGCGCATTGAAGGCGAGACTGAGCAAGGCATGA
- the secF gene encoding protein translocase subunit SecF — MEFFHVKRDIPFMSYGKITTAISLVTFLLAVFFLVHKGLNLGVEFTGGTVVELQYSQSVDLNQVRTKVDALKYGDAQVQALGTTRDVMVRLPNIKGKTSAQLSNDVLDTLKLDRPDVQIRKVEFIGPSVGDELVSHGLTAITLVCLGIIAYLSIRFEWRFAISAIIANMHDVIIILGFFAFFQWEFTLTVLAAVLAVLGYSVNESVVVFDRIRENFRKPNMRGRDVPQIIDNAITATMSRTIITHGSTEVMVLSMLIFGGPALHGFATALTIGILFGIYSSVLVASPLLLMFGVTRENMIKPVKVKQEAVV, encoded by the coding sequence ATTGAATTTTTTCATGTAAAGCGCGACATCCCGTTCATGAGCTACGGGAAGATCACCACCGCGATTTCGCTGGTGACCTTTCTGCTGGCCGTGTTCTTCCTGGTTCACAAAGGCCTGAATCTGGGTGTGGAGTTCACCGGCGGTACTGTGGTGGAACTGCAATACAGCCAGTCGGTTGACCTGAACCAGGTGCGTACCAAGGTAGATGCGCTCAAGTATGGTGACGCCCAGGTGCAGGCGCTGGGTACCACGCGTGACGTCATGGTGCGTCTGCCCAATATCAAGGGCAAAACCTCGGCGCAGCTCTCCAACGACGTACTGGACACGCTCAAGCTGGATCGCCCGGACGTGCAGATCCGCAAGGTCGAGTTCATTGGCCCGTCGGTGGGCGATGAACTGGTGTCGCACGGTCTGACCGCCATTACCCTGGTGTGTCTGGGCATCATCGCGTATCTGTCCATCCGCTTTGAATGGCGCTTCGCGATCTCGGCCATCATCGCGAACATGCACGACGTGATCATCATTCTGGGCTTCTTCGCGTTCTTCCAGTGGGAGTTCACGCTGACCGTGCTGGCCGCCGTGCTGGCGGTGCTGGGTTACTCGGTCAACGAATCCGTGGTGGTGTTTGACCGGATTCGCGAAAACTTCCGCAAGCCCAACATGCGTGGCCGCGATGTGCCGCAGATCATCGACAACGCCATTACCGCCACCATGAGCCGGACCATCATCACCCACGGTTCGACCGAAGTGATGGTGCTGTCCATGCTGATCTTCGGCGGCCCGGCACTGCATGGTTTTGCCACTGCGCTGACCATCGGCATTTTGTTCGGTATCTATTCTTCCGTGCTGGTGGCCTCGCCGCTGCTGCTGATGTTTGGCGTCACGCGTGAGAACATGATCAAGCCGGTGAAGGTCAAGCAAGAAGCGGTGGTCTAA
- the secD gene encoding protein translocase subunit SecD — MNRYPLWKYLLIIVTVVVAVLYTLPNLFGENPAVQISSARATVKVDAALQDRVVDIATKAGFAPDAVLTDENSVKLRFKDTDTQLKVKDAIQAALGDDYSVALNLVPQTPAWLVRLGGKPMALGLDLRGGVHFLLEVDMDAAVSKSLDKTAGEVRRQLRDKSIRYGKIDRQRDSVVVQLRDAQTVDDAANALRKGFPNLAVTPTKDANNYSVALTFTPASLAQLKSDAVKQNVTTLHNRVNELGVAEPVIQQQGEGRIVVELPGVQDTAKAKDILGRTATLEVRLVDDDQSHLQAALGGNVPDDTVLMSDRGRNGQSAPILVRKEVELTGDNINDAQPAFDEQGQPAVSITLDSSGASIFRQLTHDNVNKRMAMILVEKGKGEVVTAPVIRSEIGGGRVQISGAMTQEQARDTALLLRAGSLAAPMNIVEERTVGPSLGKENIQRGFESTMYGFLAIAVFMMIYYRVFGVSSAIALIANLMFLLALLSMLGVTLTLPGIAAIALTLGMAIDSNVLINERVREELRNGMSPHMSIQNGYAHAFATILDSNVTTLIAGLALLIFGSGAVRGFAWVHCIGIVTSMYSAVFVSRGLINLIYGYRRRLSSLAV, encoded by the coding sequence ATGAACCGTTATCCGTTGTGGAAGTACCTGCTGATCATCGTCACCGTTGTCGTGGCGGTGCTTTACACCTTGCCTAACCTGTTTGGTGAAAACCCGGCTGTGCAGATTTCCAGCGCCCGCGCTACCGTGAAGGTAGATGCCGCCCTGCAAGATCGAGTAGTCGATATCGCCACCAAGGCCGGGTTTGCGCCGGACGCCGTGCTGACTGATGAAAACTCGGTCAAGCTGCGCTTCAAGGACACCGACACCCAGCTCAAGGTCAAGGATGCGATTCAGGCCGCACTGGGCGATGACTACTCCGTTGCTCTGAATCTGGTCCCGCAGACCCCGGCCTGGCTGGTGCGTCTGGGTGGCAAGCCGATGGCGCTGGGTCTGGATTTGCGCGGTGGTGTGCACTTCTTGCTGGAAGTGGACATGGATGCTGCGGTCTCCAAGTCGCTCGACAAGACCGCTGGCGAAGTACGCCGCCAGTTGCGCGACAAGTCGATCCGCTACGGCAAGATTGATCGCCAGCGTGACAGCGTGGTGGTGCAACTGCGTGATGCGCAAACGGTGGATGACGCCGCCAACGCGCTGCGCAAGGGCTTCCCCAACCTGGCTGTAACGCCAACCAAAGACGCCAACAATTACAGCGTGGCGCTGACCTTTACCCCGGCCTCGCTGGCGCAGCTCAAGTCTGACGCCGTCAAGCAGAACGTCACCACGCTGCATAACCGCGTGAACGAACTGGGCGTGGCCGAGCCCGTGATCCAGCAACAAGGCGAAGGCCGCATTGTGGTGGAACTGCCGGGTGTGCAGGATACCGCCAAGGCCAAGGATATTCTGGGCCGTACCGCGACCCTGGAAGTGCGCCTTGTGGATGACGACCAGTCGCACCTGCAGGCCGCGCTGGGCGGCAATGTGCCGGATGACACCGTGCTGATGAGCGACCGTGGCCGCAATGGCCAGTCCGCGCCCATCCTGGTGCGCAAAGAGGTCGAGCTGACTGGCGACAACATCAACGACGCCCAACCGGCGTTTGACGAGCAAGGGCAACCGGCAGTATCGATCACGCTGGATTCCTCCGGCGCGAGCATCTTCCGCCAGTTGACCCATGACAACGTCAACAAGCGCATGGCCATGATCCTGGTAGAGAAGGGCAAGGGCGAAGTCGTGACCGCGCCGGTGATCCGTTCCGAGATCGGTGGTGGCCGCGTGCAGATTTCCGGTGCCATGACGCAAGAACAGGCCCGTGACACCGCGCTGCTGCTGCGCGCCGGTTCGCTGGCTGCACCGATGAACATCGTGGAAGAACGTACCGTCGGCCCGAGCCTGGGTAAGGAAAACATCCAGCGTGGTTTTGAATCGACCATGTATGGTTTCCTCGCCATCGCCGTGTTCATGATGATCTACTACCGCGTGTTCGGCGTGTCCTCGGCCATTGCCCTGATCGCCAACCTTATGTTCCTGCTGGCACTGTTGTCCATGCTGGGTGTCACGCTGACGCTGCCGGGTATCGCCGCGATTGCACTGACGCTGGGTATGGCCATTGACTCCAACGTGCTGATCAACGAGCGTGTGCGTGAAGAGCTGCGCAACGGCATGAGCCCGCACATGTCCATCCAGAATGGCTACGCCCACGCGTTTGCCACGATTCTGGATTCCAACGTGACCACGCTGATTGCCGGTCTGGCCCTGCTGATCTTTGGTTCGGGCGCCGTGCGCGGCTTTGCCTGGGTGCACTGCATCGGCATCGTGACCTCCATGTACAGTGCCGTGTTTGTTTCGCGCGGCCTGATCAACCTGATCTACGGCTATCGTCGCCGCTTGTCTTCGCTGGCTGTGTAA